Genomic segment of Paraburkholderia fungorum:
CAGCATGGTGATCGGCCGGTTTGATCAGCGTCGCAACCGTTGGCGAACGTTCAACGCGCTCGGTATCCAGTCGCTTCGGCAACTGGCGTGGCGACAGACCGGCTGGATCCGGCAACTGTGTGCGGAACTGGAGGAGCTGACGCTGCTCCTTTCGCGCGCAGGTGAGAGTCAACTGTTCGACTGGGCGTTCCGGCCCGAAACGGTCTATGCGGCCACATCGATCGCTGCGTGCGAAAGCGGGCATGTGAATGATGTGCTCGATACGCATTACGACTACTTCAGCAACGGCGGCGATGGATCCCTCTTTCACGGATTCGTCGCGCTCGCCAATGATCCCGTCGCCATCCGCAAGCAGTACGCGGACTGGTCGCTCGGATTTTCCATTCTTCGTCAGGTTGATCGCGTTGCCGCGCTCATCTCGTACGATCCACAGGACCCTTCCCGATGAAAAATGTCCATCTTTCCACTGGTCGCTCGATGGAGCTGTCGGTGACCAGCGCAATTCTTCTTTATTCCCATACGGGCGGCAATCCGGTCTACGCGACGGTGCACCCGGTCACTCATCAGGGCAAGCGCCCGGTCATTGGCGCAGGCAGGCCCGTGAACCGGCAGGCTCTTTTCACGGCCATGGATTCGCTGGCTGAGCGGTGCGCGTTGAAGGGCCAGTTTTTGCCCGAAACGGTGTTGTCAGTTGATCAGACCTCGATCACCTGGTGGTGCCGGCCGGGCATGCGCCGAGTTTTCTTTCAATGCAAGGAGCTTGGCAACGTCAGCGCGGTTGTGCCGCATCCCGGGCTGATCTTCCAGGCACGTCAATCTGGCTTTTATGTCTTCGCGCTCGATGGCTGTACGCGTCCGACGCCTGACACGGCGGTTTTCGAGCCGCCGTACTTCAACACATGGGACCGGGGCAGCATCTGTATTGGTTCCGCTCAGGTACCCGATCGCATCGACGTCCAGTCGACAGCAGGCTGGGAGAAGGGCTTTTTCGAATCCGCGTTCACTCATCCGAATGCAGGAGGCAAGCGCGTTAATCACCCGCGAGGGGAATACGCGTTCTGGAAGGAGATGCTGGCCGGCCAGTACGGCGAGCTGTTCCCCCTGCAATGTCTCGTCCCTATGAATCTGACACTCGGCGATCTGATCGCGCGAGGCTCACGAGGTTAAACATGAATATTCTTGATCTGACGTTGCAGCGCTCGTTTCCGACCGTCATGGTCCCCCGGGCAGAACCCGTTGCGGCAATGGAGTCGGCCGGTGAGCGATTGCTCATTGCCGAAAACGGCGTATTTCTTGAAATCCGCCGCAGCTGGATCAGTCTGGTGCGGCGTATCGCCCAGTTCGATGTCCAGACGCCTGTGCCGTATGGGCGCGCTGCCGAATCGACAGCGGTGTGCTTCGGCAGTATTCCGGCCGAGCTTGTCGGCCAGTTTTCAGCGATGGCGCGCAAGGCCGTTCCCAACGAAACCGGAGCATGGATCGTCTGGAGCGCGTCGACACGCGCATTCAGGCTCGTCCCGGTGCTTATCATTTCCCACGATGCAGGTTCGCTGAAGTATGAGCGGCCTTCACTGTCGGGCGACGAGGTCCTTGTCGTTGACTGCCATTCACATGGCCGGCATCCAGCGTACTTCTCGGCGACGGACAACGAGGACGACCGGCACGACGTGAAAATGGCGCTCGTGATCGGCAACTGTGACAGGCCGCAGCCGAGTATCGCGGCGCGCTTGTGTGCAAAGGGCATCTTCGAAGAGTCCGCG
This window contains:
- a CDS encoding PRTRC system protein B, whose translation is MKNVHLSTGRSMELSVTSAILLYSHTGGNPVYATVHPVTHQGKRPVIGAGRPVNRQALFTAMDSLAERCALKGQFLPETVLSVDQTSITWWCRPGMRRVFFQCKELGNVSAVVPHPGLIFQARQSGFYVFALDGCTRPTPDTAVFEPPYFNTWDRGSICIGSAQVPDRIDVQSTAGWEKGFFESAFTHPNAGGKRVNHPRGEYAFWKEMLAGQYGELFPLQCLVPMNLTLGDLIARGSRG
- a CDS encoding PRTRC system protein A; the encoded protein is MNILDLTLQRSFPTVMVPRAEPVAAMESAGERLLIAENGVFLEIRRSWISLVRRIAQFDVQTPVPYGRAAESTAVCFGSIPAELVGQFSAMARKAVPNETGAWIVWSASTRAFRLVPVLIISHDAGSLKYERPSLSGDEVLVVDCHSHGRHPAYFSATDNEDDRHDVKMALVIGNCDRPQPSIAARLCAKGIFEESARVPSAWYQAVRESEAA